Within Chroicocephalus ridibundus chromosome 11, bChrRid1.1, whole genome shotgun sequence, the genomic segment GTTTGTTTCTCTTggagatttttaattattaagttGTCTtaatctcaacccatgagttttctcacttttacccttccacttctctcccctgtcccactgagGCGGGAGTGAGAAAGCAGCTGTGTAGTGCAAGTAGCTGCTTGCCAAGGTTAACCCACAACAGCAGATAAGCTCCACATTTCCCCATCCCCTGTAGAAGTCCGTTGTACTCACTTTGTTTGCAGTGCAAGGCTGATTTTTCTGTCCTATCTTTTCTGTCTTGCTTGTGACCCCCTTAGTTCTATTCACATTTCCAAGAGCTTTTCTGACAGAGTGAGATGTGGCTGGAGGTGTACTGatggttttttttggaagtggaGTATTAACTTGGGTTCTTTCAGAGAAGACTTTTGCTGGTGagccagggggagaaaaaagcaaactttaGTACCATACCAACTTGTTTCAGTTGTTATAAAAAACATTGTTCACCATTTATAGCTCAGGAACAAGAGCCTCATCTATGGCAAAAGAAGTAAGCACAGAGCAAATTTTATAATTCATGAACTTAATGGAATTGGTTAGATGAGTagatgtaaaaaagaaaactattactGTTCAAAACAGTGAATAACAAAACATGGTTTATGCACACCACTTGATCCCCTACTAGCTTAGGGCAGCATATACGCACAAGATCCTGAAGGGAGTCTTAGCTGATTCTTAGTAGCACCAACTTCACCATTCTCCTTATCGATAAGGATCAGTGTTGCCATCTTCAGGTTGATAAGACCACTCTGGATAGTCcatacagcaaaaaaacaaaatcattattGTAATTGCTTCCACCAGAGCACACTTTTTAAGCAAACTACATTAAAGACAACATAGCTGCCATGTGCTGGTCCCTAGATGAAGGGGAACAAACCCACACTTCACATCATTTCATAGTAGTTTAGCTACAGACTTTTATGTTTGAAGGCATTACTAATGCATGTGGTGGGCTTATAGCCCCAAAGGAGTCTGAGAAAGTTGCAAGGTCTCACTAGCAATCCTACACAGGAAGATCAATacctttggtttgcttttgtcaCTTCTTTGTAGTGTTTAACTGTTTCCTCAGTATGAGAGAGGAGTACATCTCCTAGCTTAACAATCTAGTCCTTAGCTCAGCTTGCCACAGTTGAGCAGCTAAGAGCATTACCAATTATTTTACTAGCAGAGACATCTTTTtaccagaaaaagaaaccatttgAGGACACCCTATTGAAATGGGTTACTCCACAACTGTTTTTCAGCCCTATCTGAGACAACAGATCAGAGCACTCCCTTGCACTGCTCGAGCAGCCAGGCAGCTCCCACCTGGAGCTTATGACTGCCATTAATGGGCATAGGACTCCTCACTGGAAGGAAGCCCGCAGAAAGAGCTTGGTATACCTTGAAGTCAAAAGCTTAAGCATAAAGTTAAAGCAAGGCTTACAGCCGCGCGTCTCACTGCTCCCCTTGCTTAGGTGCCCTGGCCGCAGCTCCAGGAGCCCTCTCCCCGTGCAACCTAGCTCTCAGCAGCCGCCCTCCCCACCCATCCGCGCGTACCTGGGCCAGGGCTCACCTCAGGAGCTACCAGCAGCTCCGAGCGCTGAGGCAGGAAAACAGCACCCACAAAAACAAGTGTGAGGGCAGCTCCAAGCCGCGCAAAGGACGAGCAGAGCCACGGACACCCCACCTCAGAGAGCAAGGCCACAGTACCCCCACCCCAACCGCCGGCAGCTTTTAAACCGGCTCCGCATCGCCCATTGGCTGCTTCGACCGACGCTCAGCAGCCGATTGGCTCAGCAGCGCCGCTTCCGccccgcctccccggcccccccgcggcTCCACCCCCTGCGCTCTGGGGGGGGCAGGCCCCGCCTCCGCGTTGCTATGGTGACGGCGTGGCACCGCCCCGGTAGCGGCTGGGCCTTGCCGGGGCGTGGCCACGGTGCATTGTGGGGCTGCGGTGCGGCCTAGCCGGTAAAcacgggaggcggcggcggcgaggggtgcccgggagggcggcgggcggctgctTTGAGCTCCGAGGGAGTACCCGTGTTCTCGGGGGCCGGGCCCTGGCCGGGTGCTTCCCCGCAGTCTCTGTCCTGCCCCGCCTTGGAGGTACGCGTAGGCCCAGGGGTGCGTGTTGCGCAGGCCCCGGCCTGTCCGCGGACCCTGCCCGCCCCTGCGGCCGTAGGTGAGTCCGTGTCCCCCTTCCCGCGGCGGGGAAGGCCCGATAGTGCGTGTCCTGAGGCTGTGTGCAGAGCTGCTGTTGTTTCTCTGCATTGTGTATTGAATTAGAGAAGTGAAACATTaataagataattttattttcagtactgGTACTTTTATTTGTGAAAAGCGTAGTACAGGGTTACAGGTTTAACTGGATGATACAAAACCACATTGAAGAACTGTGCTGTCAAATGGAATTGATCTGTAggactttcctttttctgatataaagggaaaaagcaaaatggCATCAGGGACGGTAATGAACGCCACTTCTTCAGGAGGATCAAATGATGTGAGCCTGGAGGAACCAAAGAAGATGACAAGGgaagactggaggaaaaagaaggaattagaagaacaaagaaaactagGAAATGCACCTGCTGAAGTGGATGAAGAAGGAAAGTAAGTTTTATTAAAGCTATGGTTATTCTAAAGCTATTGCTTAAAATGTCTTATTTCCTGTTGTGATTACAGAATAATCATGAGGGTGGTACATGATTTCTACGTTAGTCATTGTGGAAGTAAATAGTTGAACTTTGtgaatttgcttttaatattacaGTCACCCTCAGGAAAcagatattttcaaaaaaagtgtAGGTTCAGTGTTTATCTACTGCAGTCTGCTGACAGTGTTGCTGAAAAGTCCAATCTGTGAGGCTAGTTACAAGTGGTATTTTAAAAGTGACCAAAATATAGTACTGGGGAACTTCACTGCCTACTTTATCTGTTCCTTCTCTCTTGCTTCTACAAGGCTCCTTGTTTCTGAGAAATGTTCCTCTTTTTGTGCCTTGTAACATTGTATAGAATAAGGTGTTTGATTTGGAGACAGGATTTTAGGTGAATTAGATGGCAACAAAATTGCAATGAAAGTTGGTGTTTTTCTAGTTAAATTAGAGCTTATTTTGCAATGCATTTTAACaacttgattattttattatcaCTCCTAAAGCACTGAACTTTAATGTGGGAGTTATTTATTAGGctaagttgtgggtttttttccatatgcCCTCTACTTACTACACAACATCTTTTACAGAGATATTAATCCTCATATTCCTCAGTACATATCTTCAGTACCGTGGTACATAGATCCCTCTAAAAGACCTACACTAAAGCATCAGAGACCTCAgccagagaagcagaaacagtATAGCTCCTCTGGAGATTGGTACAAACGAGGTGTTCAAGAggtatgcaaaatatttttgtcataaaataaAGACTTGGTTTGATTTTGTGAGGAAATAAGAAAAGATACATTGACTCCCTATAAAGACATAAGTCTGGTTACATGTTTttgagagggagaggagctgggaattCTTATTCGTCAGGCGAGTTGCAGTGTTTGGTAATAATCAAAATATGTGTTCTGGGTTTGGGTAGACCGTGCACACTTTAgtttcattgaaaaaataaattaattattggAACACGTATATGAATCTTGCCACAAGTATGTAcaacactcttttttttgttgtttagcatGCTATAGCAACTAGATATCGCAAAGGAGCTTGCGAGAACTGTGGTGCACtgacacacaaaaagaaagactGTATGGAGGTAAACTTGACTTTTGTTGATGTTTTAATGGTTTTGAAAACAATGTGAATTCTCATCTTGGTGAAAAATAGCTagctttagaaaaaataaagatcactagttttgaaaaatgttacaaGTATTGAAAGGTGGCTTGAAAATTCATAAAGAAATTGTTATGTAggaaaaatgaaggggaaaaatgcTACTATTCAGGGTTTTGCTCATCAGTTCTATTTGTGATAAGCACTGCAATAATAGGTGAAAATGTTTAGCTCTTCATGTTAATTTGCATTAACTCAAGTGCTGCTGTGCCTGTCTTTGTTTCATGTCAGCTAGAAACCATACGCAGAAATTGTGCTTTAATTGCTTTCTTAATTGTGGAAAATAGAGTTAGAAATTCATCAGGTTTGGAGTCAGTTGCActactttaaaatacagaaattaactACTTGTGTTTATTTACAATTCACAGGCTTATAGTGCTGAATAGGGCTGTAGAAGAACTTGATTGAAACTGTCTTTAAAGGGATATCTGAGTGAGTAACATATATTTTAGTCtaatggactgatccagacttttcttttttttttttttttttcctttcagagaccCAGGAAAGTTGGAGCAAAATACACAGGCATGAACATTGCACCAGATGAACATGTGCAGCCTCAACTGATGTTTGATTATGATGGAAAGCGAGATCGTTGGAATGGTTATAACCCAGAAGAGCACATGAAGATTGTAGAGGAATATTCCAAGGTTGATTTGGTATGTAAGTGCTATGGTTTACTGGGGAAAGCTTCAGTGTTATGGCTTGGCTGAGAGGAAGAACATTTATCTGCACTGTTAATATTAGACCTTGTGCTGTATTCATAATGAAAAAGCGAGGTGGATTCTGTGTTTGATAGCAAACTTTGCTTAAACTGAAAATTCAGATTAGAACTGGCAACCGAATAGGGGCCTGCACAATAAAATAAGTGTCTCTCCAGGTGCAGATTGAATTGCAGGCAAGAAAGGAACTTATCAGGCTGTACTAGAGACAATAAATCTGTATCTATTTTGTAACCTTATTCATGTTTTTTTACTTATGAATCCTTTTCATTACCATGATGAAGCAGTGGACTGTTTGTACTTGTCACCGTGCAGATTGGCACCTTGCTGTTGCGGTTAACCTACTTTCTGTTTGCACCAAATCAATGTGGATGCTATTAACTttttagacaaagaaaaaaatagttcactACCTTGGCTGGATGTTAGGCCAGTTCCAAAAGGTGGTTAAGCGTCTAACTAACTCCCTTCGGTGCCTGGTCCTCAATATTTTCCTATAGTGCATAGGAAAGCTAATGCTAAATGTGATCTAatcagtgtgtataaatatctAATGAAAGAGTTTAAAGGCAGCCGGACTCTTCTCAGTAATATCTAGTGACAGAACAAGAAGCAGTAGGTGCAAATTGAAAtacaatgattctatgattctatgattctatgatacaaacaattctatttaaacagaaggaaaaaaaaaaagttctaccGTGCGGGTGATGAAACAGTGGAACAGCTTGCCCAATAAGGCTggggagtctccattcttggagtaAACAATACCTGCATGGACgcggtcctgggcaacctgttgtaGGCAAGCCagctttgagcaggggggttgtCCTTGGTGGCCTCCAGAGGTTCCTCCAACATCaactattctgtggttctatgatgtaaaacaaatacaaaaattcaCTACATGCTGCTTTAGAATCTCACTCTAGATGGTAGACTTTGGTGCTTCCGGGATGAAACATTCTTGAAGTATTAGTCGTGAAGTACCTTAAGCAGTGAAGTTCCTAACTAGATTATGAGGACACAATAATAGAACATATTTGTTCTTAAACACTATTGAACTAAAATAAGCTATCTCTTTCTTAAATTAGGATGCACGTAGTAATGGTGTAGCTTTGtaagttaaaatgaaaacagtaaactattttattttaacagtatAACATAAAATACTAAAATGGTTAACGTATATATAGCTTCCTTTCCATGAAGCTCAAAAACCAATATGGTTAAGCATAGGAGTAGAGGAGAGAAGCTTTGGGCTGCTGATTTTTACCAGCACCCAGAGAATTAAGATctaatttttttgtaataaggAGTACGTTTTAAATGACAACAGTCACAAGAGCTGCTTATGATAAGTATTACTACACActtgatatttaaaagaaatattaaaacaaatgcatCTTCATAATACGCAGGCCAAACGTACACTGAAAGCCCAGAAGCTTCAGGAAGAGTTGGCATCAGGAAAGCTGGAGCAAGTGGTAAGTGAACTAAAccctaatttatttttgttgagGCTGAATAAAAACGCAACAGGTTACTCCTGCTCTTTGATGCTTTTATTGTCTATACAGGGTTTGCTATTGTTTTTTATGCCCTTCAGTAATTTAAAGATTTTCCTAGCACCAGCATATTCTGTGTTAACGTCAAGAATTTGAACTATCTTCCTTCAAATGAGAgtggctttgttttccctttatggGCAAAAATTCTCTGTGATTATTATTCTTGCTAAAATTAACAATATGGATTTTTCGTTcagaaaaacttgttttccatGTAATAGTTTTGTTTATGTACTGAattgctttttgtatttaaagATTGTTACGTCTGACTAATGTTGAGGTAATGACTGTCACGTGACTGTGGATTGTTTTAGTAATGCTTAGTATAAATTGGAATaggaatgtattttctttgtcttagaACTTGTGTCTTCTTCAGTCATTGCTATGACTATTTGCAGTGTCTCTGGTTATTTGCAGGCTGAGTGAGCATGTGTATTTCTCTCTGGCTTATAACTGCAGAGTTTGCATCTTCCACTACTACAAGATCCTCTTAtaaaattctgaatttaaaaggcATTTCTTAGAATATTCTAAGTttataaaatggggaaaaagtagAGACTGTTACTGGTCAGAagtaggtttttttaatcaatgtgGTAAGGGAGAAAACACCAAGCAAAAGACTACATACGGTTGGGCCTCGGTTTTCCAGAGGTTGTCACGTTGCATTTTGTCACTAGATGGCAGAGTGAACTTAATCTCCAACCCAGCACAAACTACAGCGTTCTGGCTTTGACGATAGACAagattctttctctttttgatgcCTGTTCTCACCACAGGGCAACATTGTTGGCTTCATGTACTTAGTCCTTACAAAGtggagctgaaagaagaaaagcatgtttGAAATATAAGACCTCTCTCATGGAGAGGACAAAGACCGATGCCAATTTACATCGTCAGTGCTGGCCGATTTGCTGGTCAGTCTTCCAGGACTTGCAGTTGTTTCCATCTTCACTGCTGCAAGTTTTCTCAAGTTAGAGGCTAAgcaggttaaaaaataaattctggctCTGTTGCTCCAAATTATGGCTTCTGATTCATGCTCAGTATTCCTGTCAATCCTAACTCAATACTTGCATAGGCATatcttcttaattattttttttaagctttcagagTTGAATCTTGGTTATATTTGTATGATATGAAATATTCTAGTCTAAAACATTAGTGTTCAAAAGCATAGCAGGCTCTAAATAACAGTGACAGTTCTAGAATTTGCCATTCTTGCAAAGGCTTGGAAAGTTAGTTGGGTGAAAAGGTCTCCAACATGTGTCTGTAATAGAGACGCTTCTAAGCTCTTTACTAGAACATTCAAAATATAACAGTCTTTGTGCATTTTGTGCCATGGATAAATTGTATTTTGCATCAAAGCTCTGCTTCGATTGCTCTTTATCTCCCTGACATCTTTCCTCTGTCCACTGTCTTGTCTTCTCCGCTGATGTGCTCTTTGTTTGCTGCAGAACTCCCCAAGACACCAGTGGGGAGAAGAGGAACCAAATTCACAGACAGTAAGATGATTACCCACTGCATCACACCACGGGCAGAAAAAATACCTGTAGTTAGTGAAACAGGAGTAGCGTAAGGGTTTCCATGTTGGGTTCACGCCACTGGCTGCCTGTTCATTTGGGCAGAGATTGTTGGATTTCATAGAGGGGATTTTGCTTTTAACTCCTATGTGTTGTCAAACCTTAAAGATGCAAGCAAATAACTAGTTTTTAGTATATGGTATATTTTGCCCAAGAtaactgttttcttaataccATCACAGTTATGTTTTTGTAGCTCTTTCCATACAAGGAAGTGGAAATCCTTTAACAAGAGTATTTCTGAAAACTGTTGAATGTTAGATTAGCACGTTACTAGCATGACTGCACACTTAAGCCCAAGTATATGATGCTAACTTTTAACTACAGGACTGCAGAATTTTTAATGAAACCACTAAAATCAGATTCTCCTACTTGTCTCTAGAATGAATGTCCTCTTTTATTTACAAGTTTCCCATCTCTCCTCAGGAAAGAGATCATAACagtgaagatgaagatgaagataaATATGCAGATGACATTGATATGCCTGGGCAGAACTTTGACTCCAAAAGACGTATCACAGTTCGAAATTTACGTATCCGGGAAGATATTGCAAAAGTGAGTAAAGAATTCTTTACAGATGTTCTTTTGTATTCATGAGAGTTAATTTCAAAAAATTCTATGCTTAATTATTAATGAGTTTGCGTATGGGTCTTGGGGTTGGGAGATTAAGGTCAGTTCTCAGTTCTATTCCTGCTCACATTGTGACTTTGTTAAGGTCATCCTTTTACACAGATACacctttttaaaatgtctagGCTGGGGGATACAGTAGTAACTTCAgttgttttgaaataataaatatttaatgtcttgtatactgttttctttccctaGTACTTGAGGAATCTAGATCCAAACTCTGCTTATTATGATCCCAAAACAAGAGCAATGAGGGAGAACCCATATGCCAATACAGGCAAGAATCCAGATGAGTAAGTTAAAACAGTGTCATGCTTGTTAAAAACTTTGTTAAAAATGAGATTAATagtcttatattttcttttatctgtatATCCTTTTACTAATGAATCTCTAGTCAGTTACGGATAGAAGTAGTAGTAAACATgggaaaaattgttttatttaacagCACTTTTTGGTTTAGTATATGAAAGTGGTATTTTAGTAGGACTGGCCCTTAATCTTCAGGGATACGTGGACCACTGTTTAATATAATGATCTGTACAAGGATTAGAACACTCTGCGGTATTTAGAGGTGATATCTGTGAACAATAATGATGATTATGTAAAGTATTTCAGTAACCAAATCTTAAACTTCATCTCTTGTTTGTTGGGAGGCATTCAGCATGCAGTATCTGTGGTACCTAACTAAATGCCCGATTAGGAGCCAAAGCTCCTCTTATATTAATGGAGTCTGTACAGAAAAGGTCTGAAAGCTTTGGTGTTTTCTAGATAGGCAACTTAATTAAAGAATGCCATAGGCTGGCTTTTGGCTGCACATAGGCCTGTCTCACTTAAAACCCGAGTCAAGCACTTGAGCTGTGACCCTGCTGTGACCTGTGTGGGGCTGTGGACATACAGAGTAGACAGGCTGTGAGCAGAAACATTTATTTAGAGTACAGTAATTGGATTAGCTCACTGCCTGAAATATAATGGCAGTGGCTAAATGCTAGCAAATAATGGTCTTTCTACCTCTCCTTGCCCCCAGCTAGAATAATGCCagtcagttctttttttttaaatgcagatgctTTCAGTTCTCTCCAGACTCATACTTTGACCTTTGTTGAATCTGTGTTTCTGCCACAGCAATGCAGACTCTAAACTTTTCACAGTGGGAAATTGGATTGTTAACATTATTTGATTTTCAACCTGTGTTTCGTGTACTCATTGTGAATCTCCTTAAGGGGCATGCAAAAGGTAACTGAGACCGCTAAAGCTATTACCAGGCCTTAATCCAGTAAAATACACTGGGTCTGGGTGGGAGGAGAGATTCATAAATCCAAAAGCTGAGAGTCACTACGCTAGAATATCGCTTACCATTCACGCGTATTTATTGTGCAGTTAGATACAAGCCTTACTCATAGTGCTTGGTATCCCAGACAAAACTCCACGGCTGTGTCATAAGATGTTCCTGTATAAACACAGACATCAAGTGTTCTGAGTTGCTGTCTAATACTTTCATGAGTCCAGGGGGCTCCTAGACTTTCATTTCACGTATTGAGTTGAatgccccttcctctccctctatTCTTAACTCTCAGGGCACAAAGAAGAATTTTTACTTTCCTGTTGATGGTCTATGATTGTGTTTAAATGGAAGTCACATTACTTGAATGCTAAGAATCATACTGTTCTTTTCTGCAGAGTTGGTTACGCAGGTGACAACTTTGTTCGCTACACTGGAGATACCATTTCAATGGCACAGACTCAGTGTaagtgggtttggggttttttgttggttttgttgttttttttctttaaggaaatggTCTTAAAAGACTTAAGTTAACAATGCTTCTTTCttgcaaaagagaaattaatctttttagaTTGAggcttttttccaaattactaCAGAATTAAAGATTGTAATTTGAACGCATGTGTCAGTTTTAGAATAAACATTGAGTGAAACCTCTTGTGTACACAGTGTTTGCTTGGGAGGCTTACGACAAAGGCTCTGAAGTTCATCTTCAAGCAGACCCTACAAAATTAGAGCTACTTTATAAatctttcaaagtgaaaaaagaagATTTCAAGgcacagcagaaagaaagcatCCTAGAGAAGGTAACAgacatttggttttaattaataaGAATTCTGTTGAGTTTGAAGTCCGGGTTACTAGTGCTATGTGAAAATGCATCAGCTGTTCTCAGCAGTTTAGATTCATACAAAGATTTTTATATCTATACACACTATCGCATCAATTGGATTAATTATGTTATTTAATATAGGAACCTTTGGAGATCTGCTGGTGTTTCTTTGGATTTTTGGGAGTTCTGTTAACTGTCagaattttttcagtgaaaaagtatGTATGGAGGAGTGCacatttagatttattttttttaaataatacaaatggTTGAAAAAATCCTTCTGCTCTTTAAAAGTGGTATCTGTTATAAAATACCCAAGTAACTGTCTcccaaaactatttttaaatttttcttttctcttaaatgcGAAAAGCAGAATCTTCAGCTTGAATTTTGGTTGCGGTCTtctagataaatatttattttatattttgctacTGGTTTCTTGGACAACTGATAAAGAACTAGATAATCCATTCTAACCTTCTCAACATTCAAGTTTGGAAGGGAACATGATGTACTGCTGTGGTTATACCACAGCCTCTTGGTTTGACCTGAAAAGTTTTCCTGTTTTGAGTGAAGAATATCACTGTTGTAACCCTccaggcatttaaaaaacccaccccaaaacaaacaaacaaaataaaaccccagcaaaccaccaccaaaaaacaccACAGTGGCTATAGGAGATGTTTTTCTCTTAACTATTCACTAAACTGTTTCTATCCACTTCTTTTGTGTCTTCTTCAGAAGGTACTGAAAGTGAAGATTTTTAAGTGTATGCttaaaaaaggtgggtttttttgcaaaactaTTATATGTCATTTCTGTGTGCATTTTAGTATGGAGGACAAGAACATCTGGATGCCCCACCAGCTGAACTGCTGTTAGCTCAAACAGAAGATTATGTGGAGTACTCTAGACATGGAACAGTCATCAAAGGACAAGAGAAAGCTATTGCTTGCTCTAAATACGAAGAGGATGTAAAGATCAACAACCATACAGTAAGCCCTAGCTTatgtaaaaattataaaaaaaattagattccTTCCCACTGGAAGGGAATGAGGTACGGTAGGATACAGTACAATATAATTAATACAGTAAataaatttctcctctttcaaatGTGACTCTCTCCCTTTTCTATTAAGGACGAATTTCAAGTTGTCATGGTTGCAATGTGAATTTGAGGAGTTGTGATGGCAATCTTAAACTGAAGGGGAAGTTATTGtatttctctttgatttttaataCAAGTTGACCGCGtcctgttgcttttctctttttgaaactGTACCTGTAAGGCTAATGTGAAATAGCAAAAGTATTTTCATAACTTTCCCTTCTGGATTGTTTGAATAATTTACTTATCAGGATATAACCTCAAGAATGAATTGCAGCCTGCGTCTTACAGGAGTATCATTGTGGACATAACCGTTATGGTGTCTTCTCTTGCAGTGCATTTGGGGTTCATATTGGAAAGAAGGCAAGTGGGGTTACAAATGCTGCCACTCGTTTGTCAAGTACTCATACTGTACAGGAGAAGCTGGGAAAGAAATTGTTGTAAGTATTGTCTTATTTAGTCACTTGGAAAGAGCTAAAAAACATTCATCTTCCTACCTCAGTTTTAGGCAGTTTTGCTTTTGCAGGGGCCAGGGGGGAGGTTtggttgttgtggtttgtttggggtggttttttttggtccttcCCCTTTCAAATGTGCTTAGTAAATGGGTATCCTTCCTCTTGTCTATTATATAGAATACCGAAGCAAGCTTACTGGAAGAGCAGCCCAGGGAGGAAGAACAAatgacaaaacccaaaacactgatGGAGGTAGGCTGTTTtgctttctcaggaaagcagatatttttcctCAGCATCTTAAGAGATGGAAACATATATATAACTACAAAATTCTGTAAGTCATAATGAGTCTGAAAATTATTAGGCTGCATTATTAGATCATTAACATCTCTATTGAAAACTAAGCTCTAAAAGAGCATTAATAGATGCTTGGGATTTAATGGCTTGAACATTAGTAATGTTTGCAAGTTGAATCTTAACAGCAGCTGGTTTTCCACCTTACAGATTCaccaagagaaacagaaagagaagaaaaagaagaagcacAAGAAGAGCTCAAATTCAGATAGCGAgggtgaagagaaaaagaagcaagaaaaacttaaaaaggtGCACTGCATTCTTCAGTGGTTTTGTGGCGAAAAGATtgggaaatatattttacaatgaTGTCAGTTTTATGAAGCCTGTAACACAGTTCTTGTGGTGTTCTGTGGGATGCTCTTTGATGCTAATTTTGAgttaaagcaaatttaaaatgctgttagaTGTTCTAAAGTACATTCCCAGGTTTTCAGGCAAACGTGCAATAAATACTTAGTTTTGGAAGATTTAGAACATTTCCTTTCTAGGCACCTATTAGAGCTGTAGATCTATAAAAGACATTGCAGAACACAATGATTTGGGTAAAAGATGGAGAGATCAAAGGCCCTGTCAAAGCTTAACTTAGCACTTTTTATCCCAGACTTGGGCCCAGTCTTACAGTTGATGCAATAAATCCATCTGCCAAGCTATCTACTGACTGCTGCTCAGCAGCCCTGCCGCAAGCACAGTGGCTGCCTCTGGGCAGTTTCACGGCGTGAAACTAATTTTAAACTCTGGTTAATCAAAGCAATGTACAAATGAAGCTTCTCTTCAGTAGCAAGAAGGAGCAACATAAGTAGTTTGAGGAATGGGATAATGTGTTTCcagaaacacttggaaaaaaaaaaatgcaccctgactgaaaaaaagaaaaagaaaaaaaaaaaagaaaaaaaaaaaaaaaacaaaaacaaaaatccaacaaacccaaacccataaGACCACATGCTTCCTTATCTGCATTTGTA encodes:
- the SLU7 gene encoding pre-mRNA-splicing factor SLU7 isoform X1, which encodes MASGTVMNATSSGGSNDVSLEEPKKMTREDWRKKKELEEQRKLGNAPAEVDEEGKDINPHIPQYISSVPWYIDPSKRPTLKHQRPQPEKQKQYSSSGDWYKRGVQEHAIATRYRKGACENCGALTHKKKDCMERPRKVGAKYTGMNIAPDEHVQPQLMFDYDGKRDRWNGYNPEEHMKIVEEYSKVDLAKRTLKAQKLQEELASGKLEQVNSPRHQWGEEEPNSQTERDHNSEDEDEDKYADDIDMPGQNFDSKRRITVRNLRIREDIAKYLRNLDPNSAYYDPKTRAMRENPYANTGKNPDEVGYAGDNFVRYTGDTISMAQTQLFAWEAYDKGSEVHLQADPTKLELLYKSFKVKKEDFKAQQKESILEKYGGQEHLDAPPAELLLAQTEDYVEYSRHGTVIKGQEKAIACSKYEEDVKINNHTCIWGSYWKEGKWGYKCCHSFVKYSYCTGEAGKEIVNTEASLLEEQPREEEQMTKPKTLMEIHQEKQKEKKKKKHKKSSNSDSEGEEKKKQEKLKKALNAEEARLLHVKEIMQLDERKRPYNSLYESREPTEEEMEAYRMKRQRPDDPMASFLGQ
- the SLU7 gene encoding pre-mRNA-splicing factor SLU7 isoform X2 → MASGTVMNATSSGGSNDVSLEEPKKMTREDWRKKKELEEQRKLGNAPAEVDEEGKDINPHIPQYISSVPWYIDPSKRPTLKHQRPQPEKQKQYSSSGDWYKRGVQEHAIATRYRKGACENCGALTHKKKDCMERPRKVGAKYTGMNIAPDEHVQPQLMFDYDGKRDRWNGYNPEEHMKIVEEYSKVDLAKRTLKAQKLQEELASGKLEQVERDHNSEDEDEDKYADDIDMPGQNFDSKRRITVRNLRIREDIAKYLRNLDPNSAYYDPKTRAMRENPYANTGKNPDEVGYAGDNFVRYTGDTISMAQTQLFAWEAYDKGSEVHLQADPTKLELLYKSFKVKKEDFKAQQKESILEKYGGQEHLDAPPAELLLAQTEDYVEYSRHGTVIKGQEKAIACSKYEEDVKINNHTCIWGSYWKEGKWGYKCCHSFVKYSYCTGEAGKEIVNTEASLLEEQPREEEQMTKPKTLMEIHQEKQKEKKKKKHKKSSNSDSEGEEKKKQEKLKKALNAEEARLLHVKEIMQLDERKRPYNSLYESREPTEEEMEAYRMKRQRPDDPMASFLGQ